One genomic region from Amphiprion ocellaris isolate individual 3 ecotype Okinawa chromosome 20, ASM2253959v1, whole genome shotgun sequence encodes:
- the si:ch211-235i11.4 gene encoding zinc finger protein 770 — protein MHQCPVCLKSFLTPYKLNRHHIIHTGQKPFICKLCGKAFTQSAHLKTHSQNVHCSRLPGDHLQDDVLPDNQQPTCDKPAAEMNTHGKSNYNRIISAVPSSVASIWKEEIVADEFVLAPSESGISPKNIPHVRDNSVALSSISNLMDPVLQEQDDSASVESSVNKAHNGYTCKVCLESFPSSLQLWIHSTIHNKTTQPEISKESLQTFSKKSNVRRDILSQELISSKNKITLKHQCPKCFKLFCSPSKLRRHFLIHTGQKPYSCTVCRKTYRQKVHLKSHLSMSNKCSLSASIARKKQMLHNGNQTSDLPPQSSLQQHLIPCTPVDSSVELELQCKISALQDLRKMEIKTDAVEEPEQPLKSSVCFRFIEQEQQFFTQKGLKPFQCEICNRAFRLEVNLIRHHKIHSNQTELVRSPTPVHNSNTVNGSNSEIIKHLPGSSSADLVVLGVNVKTETQNDICSDDNGTLNQDADITSTENQNKTCPAIRKPQRIPTIHQCHSCSKGFLSLSKLQRHMMIHTGQRPFGCDICGKTFRQKTHLRVHYRTHAWSKYHKQRSLYIKRPPSGVSWFNTKMATDVPVQGMMGQKKDYLRNSDVSSVNHLDQAILMMNDQTKDNREPENTLTLQNAVVHVRKVSNVTVKKTQTVKSVQNPGNIQHKCFQCLKCFPSASKLQRHEMVHTGLRPFCCLICGKTFRQAPHLKTHERTHCKRRPSKPICQQGNTRKLKLKNQQQLYPRIRVHVPPQKKSVNTDSTLSNFEVVDNAGTRLLCSRPEESITEVSCLLNTNSKSKVTFKKRRLHICRICCKNFSSPYKLSRHLVTHSGIRPYRCILCNKTFTQKGHLKLHEHRCRHGDKISDCSQSDRINSNHPQAKSIENLTRTDFNANTTMDQRETQYACVNPYSITDTDLAHCSEAIDAEWLKVPEVGLKEENTESEQKQTENCNQATDNYSYSFATEFAFEINELVQNQNMAAPPLSHQHEGNAHSVELPCEPVSESNKLLSDGFVSSIVDNYWCEPLAVFECAKCTASFTNKNNLEQHVCSTAVQHKITESAQRNHCDICFRYFVSPWKLKRHYLVHTGQRPFRCDICGKTFTQSAHVRTHERTHSYAK, from the coding sequence ATGCATCAGTGTCCTGTGTGTTTAAAATCTTTTCTGACGCCTTACAAACTTAATCGACATCATATCATCCACACTGGACAGAAGCCCTTCATCTGTAAACTCTGTGGAAAAgccttcacacagtctgcacATTTAAAGACACACTCACAGAATGTCCACTGCTCAAGGCTTCCAGGAGACCATCTGCAGGATGACGTTTTACCTGATAACCAACAACCAACCTGTGATAAACCAGCTGCAGAGATGAACACCCATGGCAAGAGTAACTACAATAGAATAATATCAGCTGTACCATCCTCTGTGGCATCCATATGGAAAGAAGAAATTGTGGCTGATGAATTTGTTCTTGCTCCCTCTGAGAGTGGGATTTCACCAAAGAATATTCCACATGTGAGGGATAATTCGGTTGCTCTGAGCAGTATCTCAAATCTGATGGATCCAGTACTTCAGGAGCAAGATGATTCTGCAAGTGTGGAGTCCTCTGTAAACAAAGCCCATAATGGATATACCTGCAAAGTCTGCTTGGAGTCATTTCCTTCATCTCTTCAGCTGTGGATTCACTCAACAATTCATAACAAAACAACGCAGCCTGAAATTAGCAAAGAATCGCTGCAGACTTTTTCTAAGAAGTCAAATGTCAGAAGGGACATACTGTCACAAGagctgatctccagtaaaaacaaaataactttgAAACATCAGTGTCCTAAATGTTTCAAACTGTTCTGCTCACCCTCCAAATTGCGAAGGCATTTTCTTATTCATACAGGACAGAAGCCCTACTCATGTACAGTCTGCAGGAAAACGTACAGGCAGAAGGTCCACTTGAAATCCCATTTATCTATGTCAAATAAATGTTCACTTTCTGCCAGTATTGCAAGGAAAAAACAGATGCTTCATAATGGAAATCAAACCTCAGATTTGCCACCTCAGTCTTCACTCCAGCAGCATCTCATCCCTTGCACTCCTGTGGATTCCTCAGTGGAACTGGAGCTGCAGTGTAAAATCAGTGCTCTGCAGGACCTGAGAAAGATGGAAATCAAGACAGATGCAGTTGAAGAACCAGAACAGCCCCTAAAATCAAGTGTTTGTTTTAGGTTTATAGAACAAGAGCAGCAGTTTTTCACACAAAAAGGCTTGAAACCATTCCAGTGTGAGATCTGCAACAGAGCATTTCGTTTGGAAGTTAATTTAATACGCCATCATAAAATTCATAGCAACCAAACAGAATTAGTAAGAAGTCCTACCCCTGTGCACAACAGTAATACTGTGAACGGGTCAAATTctgaaataattaaacatttgccTGGATCGAGCAGTGCAGACCTAGTTGTCCTGGGCGtcaatgtaaaaacagaaacacaaaatgacatttgcTCTGATGACAATGGAACTTTGAATCAGGATGCTGACATTACGTCGACTGAAAACCAGAACAAAACCTGCCCTGCCATCAGAAAACCACAGAGAATTCCCACCATACATCAGTGCCACTCATGTTCAAAAGGCTTTCTCTCTCTATCAAAACTTCAGAGACACATGATGATCCATACTGGACAGAGACCATTTGGCTGTGATATATGTGGAAAGACGTTTCGTCAGAAAACACACTTGCGGGTTCATTATCGGACCCATGCGTGGTCTAAATATCACAAACAGCGATCGCTGTATATCAAACGGCCACCTTCTGGTGTCAGTTGGTTTAACACAAAGATGGCAACAGATGTCCCGGTCCAGGGAATGATGGGGCAAAAAAAGGATTATCTGAGAAACAGTGACGTCTCCTCTGTGAATCACCTGGATCAGGCTATTCTCATGATGAATGACCAAACTAAAGATAACAGAGAACCAGAGAACACATTGACATTGCAAAATGCTGTTGTGCATGTGAGAAAGGTTTCCAATGTGACTGTGAAAAAGACACAGACTGTTAAATCAGTGCAAAATCCAGGCAACATACAACATAAGTGCTTTCAGTGTCTGAAGTGTTTTCCGAGTGCATCCAAATTGCAAAGACATGAGATGGTACACACAGGTTTGAGACCATTCTGTTGTCTTATTTGTGGGAAAACATTCAGACAAGCTCCACATTTGAAAACCCATGAAAGAACTCACTGTAAAAGGAGGCCATCAAAGCCCATCTGTCAACAAGGGAACACCAGAAAACTTAAGCTGAAGAATCAACAGCAGCTTTACCCAAGAATTAGAGTTCATGTCCCACCACAGAAAAAGTCTGTAAACACAGACTCTACACTCTCAAATTTTGAAGTTGTTGATAATGCAGGGACTAGACTGCTCTGCAGCAGGCCTGAAGAATCTATCACAGAAGTGAGCTGTCTCCTAAACACCAACTCTAAAAGTaaagtaacttttaaaaaaagaaggctTCACATTTGCCGAATATGCTGTAAGAACTTCTCCTCACCGTACAAGCTTTCAAGGCACTTGGTCACTCACTCTGGAATAAGGCCATACAGATGCATTTTGTGCAACAAAACTTTCACACAGAAAGGTCATCTAAAACTTCATGAGCACAGATGCAGACACGGTGACAAGATTTCAGACTGTAGTCAGAGTGACAGGATAAACAGTAACCATCCCCAGGCGAAGTCCATTGAGAACCTCACTCGTACAGATTTCAATGCGAATACAACAATGGATCAGCGAGAGACACAGTATGCCTGTGTAAATCCTTACTCAATTACTGATACAGACTTGGCTCATTGCTCAGAGGCTATAGACGCTGAATGGCTAAAGGTGCCAGAAGTGGGCTTGAAAGAAGAGAACACTGAATCAGAGcaaaagcagacagaaaattGTAATCAGGCTACAGACAATTATAGTTATTCTTTTGCTACAGAATTTGCCTTTGAAATAAATGAGCTGGTCCAAAATCAAAACATGGCCGCTCCACCTTTGTCACATCAGCATGAGGGTAATGCACATAGTGTAGAATTACCATGTGAGCCTGTGTCAGAGAGCAACAAGCTGCTCAGTGATGGATTTGTGAGTTCTATAGTTGATAACTACTGGTGTGAACCTCTGGCTGTGTTTGAATGTGCCAAATGCACTGCAAgttttacaaacaaaaacaatcttgAGCAGCACGTTTGTTCAACTGCCGTTCAGCATAAAATTACAGAGTCGGCCCAGAGGAACCATTGTGACATTTGCTTCAGATATTTTGTGTCTCCCTGGAAACTTAAAAGGCACTATCTTGTGCACACAGGTCAGAGGCCATTTAGGTGTGACATTTGTGGCaaaactttcacacagtctgcacATGTCAGAACACATGAACGGACTCACTCATACGCAAAGTGA